In the Candidatus Margulisiibacteriota bacterium genome, one interval contains:
- the guaB gene encoding IMP dehydrogenase, whose product MATCGLNPDKFTKEGLTFDDVLLIPARSQILPKDVSLKTRLTKKIMLNVPLLSAGMDTVTDSRMAIAVAREGGIGIIHKNMTITAQADEVDKVKRSENGVIVDPFHLGPDNTVQEAVQLMEHYHISGVPVTDPGGKLVGIVTNRDVRFESDYDQPISNIMTAQNLVTAPEGTTLPEAQQIMKKSKIEKLPIVDKNGLLKGLITIKDIKKNIEFPNAAKDARGRLLCGAAVGVTENVMDRLAALIKAQADAVVLDTAHGHSEGVLRLVKKIKKAYPELQLIAGNVATAEGTRALIEAGADCVKVGIGPGSICTTRVVAGVGLPQITAVYDCAVEAARSDIPLIADGGIQYSGDIVKALAAGASTVMLGSLFAGCDEAPGEVEILHDRRFKIYRGMGSLGAMEAGGKDRYFQSEARKFVPEGVEGRIPYRGTVKEIVFQMLGGLRSGMGYCGAPTIEALRQDGRFVKITHAGLVESHPHDIQITKETPNYTTRDFA is encoded by the coding sequence ATGGCAACCTGCGGCCTGAATCCGGACAAATTCACCAAAGAAGGTTTAACATTTGACGATGTGCTGCTGATCCCCGCGCGCTCGCAGATCCTGCCCAAAGACGTTTCGCTCAAAACCCGCCTGACCAAAAAGATCATGCTAAATGTGCCGCTGCTTTCCGCCGGTATGGACACGGTGACCGATTCGCGCATGGCGATCGCTGTGGCACGCGAGGGCGGCATTGGCATCATTCACAAAAATATGACCATCACAGCGCAGGCTGACGAAGTGGACAAAGTCAAACGTTCGGAAAACGGCGTCATCGTTGATCCGTTTCATCTCGGGCCGGACAACACCGTGCAGGAAGCCGTGCAGCTTATGGAGCATTATCATATTTCCGGCGTGCCGGTCACTGACCCGGGCGGCAAGCTGGTCGGCATCGTGACCAACCGCGACGTGCGCTTTGAGTCAGATTACGATCAGCCGATCAGCAATATTATGACCGCCCAAAATCTGGTAACGGCGCCCGAAGGTACTACTTTGCCGGAAGCCCAGCAGATCATGAAAAAATCCAAGATCGAGAAACTGCCCATCGTGGATAAGAACGGCCTGCTCAAGGGGCTGATCACGATCAAAGACATCAAGAAAAATATCGAATTTCCCAACGCGGCCAAAGACGCGCGCGGACGCCTGCTTTGCGGCGCGGCGGTCGGCGTCACGGAAAACGTTATGGACAGGCTGGCGGCGTTGATCAAAGCGCAGGCTGACGCGGTGGTGCTGGATACGGCGCATGGCCATTCCGAGGGAGTTTTGCGGCTCGTCAAGAAAATTAAAAAAGCCTATCCTGAATTGCAATTGATAGCCGGCAATGTGGCGACCGCGGAAGGCACAAGGGCGTTGATCGAAGCCGGTGCGGACTGCGTGAAGGTCGGTATTGGCCCGGGCTCGATCTGCACGACGCGCGTGGTGGCCGGCGTGGGTTTGCCGCAGATCACCGCGGTGTATGACTGCGCTGTCGAAGCCGCTAGGTCGGATATACCGCTTATCGCGGATGGCGGCATTCAGTATTCCGGCGACATAGTCAAGGCTCTGGCCGCCGGCGCCTCGACAGTGATGCTCGGCTCTCTGTTTGCCGGCTGTGATGAAGCTCCGGGTGAAGTGGAAATACTGCACGATCGGCGTTTCAAGATCTACCGCGGCATGGGCAGCCTCGGCGCTATGGAAGCCGGCGGCAAAGACCGTTATTTTCAAAGCGAGGCGCGCAAATTTGTCCCCGAAGGTGTGGAGGGACGCATACCGTACCGTGGCACGGTCAAAGAAATCGTTTTCCAAATGCTTGGCGGCTTGCGTTCGGGCATGGGCTACTGCGGCGCGCCGACTATCGAGGCCCTGCGTCAGGATGGCCGTTTCGTGAAGATCACGCATGCCGGACTGGTGGAGTCGCATCCGCACGACATACAGATCACCAAAGAAACGCCAAATTACACGACAAGGGATTTTGCTTGA
- the guaA gene encoding glutamine-hydrolyzing GMP synthase → MIIILDYGSQYSQLIARRVRECNVYSELAAHDISAAKIKELQPEGIILSGGPASVYEKDAPKLDAAILDLGIPILGICYGMQLFVNLLGGKVERHTEKREYGKAALRVDTSSALFVGLEDNFTAWMSHGDSCLRLPDGFRKIASTDNLENAAVENPARGIYGVQFHPEVAHTVKGLDIIKNFVFGVCQARPVWTMANYIETEVKRIRETVGGGKVLLGLSGGVDSTTVAALLHKAIGEQLICMFIDQGFMRKNEARRVIELVSKYMRIKLVHVDAAQRFMEKVQGVSDPEEKRRRIGNEFVRTFEAEARQIGDFQFLAQGTLYPDVIESAVVGGTQAKTAAKIKTHHNVGGLPADMQFKLIEPLRWLFKDEVRRLGRELGLHEDLINRQPFPGPGLAIRIIGEITPERVRILQEADSIVMAEIKAAGWYNKIWQAPVILLPEVRTVGVMGDARTYGMTCAVRCVTSEDAMTARAAQLPWELLEKISSRVINEVPEITRVCYDISSKPPATIEWE, encoded by the coding sequence TTGATCATAATTTTGGATTACGGCTCGCAGTATTCGCAGCTCATCGCGCGGCGGGTGCGCGAGTGTAATGTTTATTCGGAATTGGCCGCGCATGATATTTCCGCCGCTAAAATAAAAGAATTGCAGCCCGAGGGCATCATTCTCTCCGGCGGGCCGGCGTCGGTGTATGAAAAAGACGCGCCAAAACTGGACGCCGCGATTCTGGATCTGGGTATTCCGATTTTAGGTATTTGTTACGGTATGCAATTGTTTGTGAATCTGCTCGGCGGCAAAGTGGAGCGGCATACGGAAAAGCGCGAGTACGGTAAAGCAGCGTTGCGCGTGGATACGAGTTCAGCTTTGTTCGTCGGCCTGGAGGATAATTTCACAGCCTGGATGTCGCACGGCGATTCCTGCCTGCGCCTGCCGGACGGATTCCGCAAGATCGCCTCCACGGACAATCTGGAAAACGCCGCGGTCGAAAACCCCGCGCGCGGGATTTACGGTGTGCAGTTTCACCCCGAGGTCGCGCATACGGTCAAAGGGCTGGACATAATCAAAAATTTTGTTTTCGGTGTTTGTCAGGCGCGGCCGGTCTGGACGATGGCGAATTATATTGAGACCGAAGTTAAGCGCATCCGCGAAACTGTCGGCGGTGGCAAAGTTTTGCTGGGGCTGTCCGGCGGCGTGGACTCCACGACTGTGGCCGCGCTTTTACACAAAGCGATCGGCGAGCAATTAATTTGTATGTTTATCGATCAGGGTTTTATGCGCAAAAACGAAGCGCGGCGCGTGATCGAGCTTGTTTCTAAATACATGCGGATCAAGCTGGTGCATGTCGACGCGGCGCAGCGTTTTATGGAAAAAGTCCAGGGTGTCAGTGATCCCGAGGAGAAACGCCGGCGCATCGGCAATGAATTTGTGCGCACGTTTGAGGCCGAAGCGCGCCAGATCGGCGATTTTCAATTTTTGGCGCAGGGCACGCTGTATCCCGATGTCATCGAATCCGCAGTGGTCGGCGGCACACAGGCCAAAACTGCCGCGAAAATCAAAACACATCATAATGTCGGTGGACTGCCGGCGGATATGCAGTTTAAACTTATCGAGCCGCTGCGCTGGCTTTTCAAGGACGAAGTGCGCCGGCTCGGCCGTGAGCTGGGATTGCACGAAGACCTGATCAACCGGCAGCCTTTTCCCGGGCCGGGGCTGGCTATCCGCATTATCGGCGAGATCACGCCGGAGCGCGTGCGCATCCTGCAGGAAGCGGACAGTATTGTCATGGCGGAGATCAAAGCCGCCGGCTGGTACAACAAAATCTGGCAGGCGCCGGTGATCTTACTGCCGGAGGTGCGGACGGTCGGCGTGATGGGCGACGCGCGGACTTACGGCATGACCTGCGCCGTGCGCTGCGTGACCAGCGAGGACGCCATGACCGCCCGCGCGGCGCAGCTGCCCTGGGAACTGCTGGAAAAAATCTCTTCGCGCGTCATCAACGAAGTGCCGGAGATCACGCGCGTCTGTTACGACATTTCATCCAAGCCGCCCGCGACGATCGAGTGGGAGTGA